In Acaryochloris marina S15, a single genomic region encodes these proteins:
- a CDS encoding ribonuclease Z, whose product MQITFLGTSSGVPTRSRNVSSVALRLPQRAEIWLFDCGEGTQHQLLRSELKSSQLRRIFITHMHGDHIFGLMGLLASCGLAGNTERIDIYGPAGLEEYLQACRRYSQTHFSYPIQVHTVQPGEVFSDQDYSVVCAPLKHRVPAFGYRIQECDRSGRFDTNKAISMGIPAGPLYGRLKRGERITLPDGRTFLGQDFCGPQEVGRKISYCTDTIYCPEAVELSRDADVVIHESTFSHQEAELAYQRLHSTSTMAAQVAQTAGAKKLFLTHFSPRYAPNGATGLQELLAEASAIFPHTELAYDFLNYQVPRRTLATV is encoded by the coding sequence TTGCAAATTACCTTTCTAGGTACAAGTTCAGGAGTGCCTACGAGATCACGCAATGTCTCTAGTGTTGCCCTTCGATTGCCTCAAAGGGCAGAGATATGGTTGTTTGACTGTGGTGAAGGAACTCAACATCAACTGTTGAGGAGTGAGTTGAAGAGCAGCCAACTCAGACGCATATTTATCACCCATATGCATGGGGACCATATTTTTGGCTTGATGGGATTGTTAGCGAGCTGTGGTTTGGCTGGTAATACGGAACGGATTGATATCTATGGTCCTGCAGGTTTAGAGGAATATTTGCAAGCTTGTCGACGCTATTCTCAAACGCATTTCTCTTATCCGATACAAGTTCATACGGTTCAACCAGGAGAAGTTTTTTCGGATCAAGATTATTCAGTTGTCTGTGCTCCGCTGAAACATCGGGTTCCGGCTTTTGGGTATCGGATACAAGAATGCGATCGCTCCGGCCGTTTCGATACTAATAAAGCCATCAGCATGGGAATACCTGCAGGACCACTATATGGGCGCTTAAAGCGGGGAGAACGCATTACTTTGCCCGATGGGCGCACTTTTTTAGGCCAAGATTTTTGTGGACCTCAAGAGGTTGGACGAAAAATTTCCTACTGCACCGACACAATCTATTGTCCAGAAGCGGTTGAGTTGTCAAGGGATGCCGATGTTGTAATTCATGAATCCACCTTTTCCCATCAAGAAGCCGAATTAGCCTATCAACGCCTGCATTCGACCTCTACAATGGCGGCACAAGTTGCCCAGACTGCAGGGGCTAAAAAACTCTTCCTAACGCACTTTAGCCCTCGATATGCCCCTAATGGTGCAACTGGGTTACAAGAACTTTTGGCGGAAGCAAGTGCCATCTTTCCCCATACCGAGTTAGCTTATGATTTCCTGAACTATCAAGTGCCTCGTCGCACACTTGCAACCGTGTAG